In a single window of the Acetomicrobium sp. S15 = DSM 107314 genome:
- a CDS encoding flagellar hook-length control protein FliK, whose amino-acid sequence MLNFIGLLSLPDRISSESGAKRQLGGDSRKETSFLAILQCALGLDEANTSQAQSFAVLSGNLPPVFSSHGVEAEAGGAESTEGTSEAPSPETLCEEDVAETDINPLLSLQVEGGAPFLASHLLADGGAVVSEKRCDGIPVERAQEPAPLLFKDAAVNSNDTKDILFVSELSEGLKKDGFVETDEVETDGNGKAVFVPGGEGSKDKAGLLGDSTGGRVATDIEVGSAAGAALKKEELTQESPPQRSGSFASDEESAGLTPRHEPFEKKLGEARADLSSKAFQETFKAHKNAPVEVLGARTNDSRPDFANVNRSFTEVFPNLANRSHLPLGETTGLGRNGAFLPLFVELEGEGAEATGNGLGHAIRFIHHGNIDRAYVAVEPPEWGRIQIDLGLSKDGLEAFIRVENQELAASLRGQMEGLKTALESSGINLAHVAVEAKGGDMGRGSGDQPEERRRKKASDPHIGEDGVEGAVFQLDLDRGLLCWIA is encoded by the coding sequence ATGTTAAACTTTATCGGTTTGCTCAGTTTGCCCGACCGGATATCTTCCGAGAGTGGGGCGAAAAGACAGCTCGGCGGAGATAGTCGCAAGGAGACCTCTTTCTTAGCCATCCTTCAGTGCGCGTTGGGCTTGGATGAGGCAAATACATCCCAAGCGCAATCCTTTGCGGTCTTAAGCGGGAATTTACCCCCAGTTTTTTCCTCACACGGCGTGGAGGCTGAGGCAGGCGGTGCCGAATCGACAGAAGGGACCAGCGAGGCGCCCTCTCCCGAAACGTTATGCGAGGAAGACGTTGCAGAAACCGATATAAATCCTCTGTTATCTCTTCAGGTCGAAGGAGGAGCGCCTTTTTTAGCTTCGCATCTTCTTGCCGATGGGGGTGCGGTCGTTTCAGAAAAGCGTTGCGATGGCATCCCTGTCGAGAGAGCTCAAGAGCCCGCCCCGCTCCTTTTTAAAGATGCAGCAGTAAATTCCAACGACACAAAAGACATCCTCTTTGTGAGCGAACTCTCTGAGGGTTTGAAAAAGGATGGGTTTGTCGAGACTGATGAAGTTGAAACTGACGGGAATGGTAAGGCTGTGTTTGTCCCCGGCGGTGAAGGGTCAAAAGACAAAGCCGGACTTCTCGGCGATTCTACAGGTGGCCGCGTGGCAACGGACATTGAAGTCGGATCTGCGGCAGGGGCTGCTCTTAAAAAAGAGGAATTGACTCAAGAGAGCCCTCCTCAAAGGAGTGGAAGTTTTGCGTCTGACGAAGAATCGGCCGGACTGACTCCTCGTCACGAGCCTTTCGAAAAGAAACTCGGCGAGGCAAGGGCAGACCTTTCGTCGAAGGCCTTTCAAGAGACCTTCAAGGCTCACAAAAACGCGCCTGTCGAAGTGCTCGGGGCGAGGACAAACGACAGTCGTCCTGATTTTGCAAACGTAAATAGGAGCTTTACCGAAGTGTTCCCTAATCTTGCGAATCGCAGCCATTTGCCTCTCGGCGAAACGACCGGTTTGGGTCGAAACGGAGCCTTTCTACCGCTTTTTGTGGAACTTGAAGGGGAGGGAGCCGAAGCGACGGGAAACGGGTTGGGTCACGCGATTCGTTTCATACACCATGGCAACATCGATAGGGCTTATGTGGCGGTGGAGCCTCCGGAGTGGGGAAGGATCCAGATAGACCTCGGACTGTCCAAAGACGGCCTTGAGGCGTTTATCAGGGTCGAAAACCAGGAACTCGCCGCGTCGCTTAGGGGGCAGATGGAAGGCCTGAAGACCGCGCTCGAGTCCAGCGGCATAAACCTCGCCCACGTCGCGGTCGAAGCTAAGGGGGGAGATATGGGCAGAGGGTCCGGCGATCAGCCGGAAGAGAGACGCCGGAAGAAGGCGTCGGATCCGCATATCGGAGAAGATGGCGTAGAAGGTGCCGTGTTTCAGCTGGACTTAGATAGAGGATTGTTGTGCTGGATCGCTTAA
- the fliI gene encoding flagellar protein export ATPase FliI translates to MGPEVLWEAIESRLDAVDLIKVNGKVAKVVGIVMESRGPDVQIGDLCEVRFRDRRSTPLQAEVVGFREERVLLMPLGEIENVGPGCDVVAMGKPLGVRVGPHLLGRVLDGLGRPIDDKGPVMAANYCPLYNHPPHPLRRQPVLEPLPVGVKSIDGLLSIGRGQRIGIFSGSGVGKSTLLGMMARNAAVDVNVIALVGERGREVREFLERDLGVEGLKRSVVVVSTSDQPPLLRLKGALTSTAIAEYFRDRGAHVLLLMDSVTRVALAQRDVGLAIGEPPATRGYTPSVFAFLPKLLERAGAGERGSITGIYTVLVEGDDMNEPVADTVRSILDGHIVLSRSLAAKNHYPAVDVLRSVSRVMPNIVSEEHLEAANRVREALAIYEEAEDLITIGAYRSGSNPKVDWAISCIDEINNFLRQPVEGRYSFDETKKLLLKLALRS, encoded by the coding sequence ATGGGTCCTGAGGTTTTGTGGGAGGCGATAGAATCTCGCCTCGATGCGGTCGACCTGATCAAGGTCAACGGCAAGGTCGCCAAAGTGGTAGGGATTGTGATGGAGTCACGCGGCCCCGATGTGCAGATCGGCGACCTCTGTGAGGTGCGCTTCCGCGATCGTCGCTCCACCCCCCTTCAAGCCGAAGTTGTGGGTTTCCGCGAGGAGCGCGTGTTGCTCATGCCGTTGGGGGAGATCGAAAATGTCGGGCCTGGCTGTGACGTTGTGGCGATGGGCAAGCCGTTAGGGGTCCGCGTGGGGCCGCATCTGTTGGGCAGGGTGCTCGATGGCTTAGGGCGCCCTATAGACGACAAGGGCCCCGTGATGGCGGCGAATTATTGCCCCCTTTACAATCACCCCCCCCACCCGCTGCGAAGGCAGCCAGTTTTAGAACCGCTCCCCGTCGGCGTTAAATCTATAGATGGTCTCTTGAGCATAGGCAGGGGGCAACGGATAGGGATATTTTCCGGCTCGGGCGTGGGGAAGAGCACGCTCTTGGGCATGATGGCCCGCAACGCCGCCGTTGACGTCAACGTTATCGCCCTCGTGGGGGAGCGCGGCAGGGAGGTTCGCGAATTCTTAGAAAGAGACTTGGGCGTGGAGGGGTTGAAGCGTTCCGTGGTGGTGGTATCCACGTCAGACCAACCGCCTTTGTTGCGTCTCAAAGGGGCGCTTACCTCTACCGCCATTGCGGAATATTTCAGAGACAGAGGTGCCCATGTCTTGCTTTTGATGGATTCGGTCACGCGCGTCGCCTTGGCTCAGCGCGATGTGGGTTTGGCAATCGGGGAGCCGCCGGCCACCAGAGGATACACCCCTTCTGTCTTCGCCTTTCTCCCCAAACTGCTCGAGAGGGCCGGAGCCGGTGAGAGAGGGAGCATAACCGGCATATACACGGTCCTCGTCGAAGGTGACGATATGAACGAGCCGGTGGCCGATACCGTAAGGAGCATATTGGATGGCCATATAGTGCTTTCCAGAAGCCTCGCTGCGAAGAATCACTATCCGGCTGTTGATGTGTTGCGCAGCGTGAGCCGCGTCATGCCCAACATCGTGTCAGAAGAACACCTCGAGGCTGCAAACCGCGTGCGCGAGGCTTTGGCGATCTACGAAGAAGCCGAAGACCTTATAACGATAGGGGCTTATAGATCTGGGAGCAACCCGAAAGTGGACTGGGCTATTTCCTGCATCGACGAGATCAATAATTTTTTAAGACAGCCGGTGGAGGGCCGCTACTCTTTCGACGAGACAAAAAAACTTCTCCTCAAGCTGGCCCTCCGAAGCTAA
- a CDS encoding flagellar hook protein FlgE, with amino-acid sequence MLRSLQSGVSGVKGHQTMLDVVGNNISNVNSVGFKKSRVTFQDLLYQNMRGATAPADNMGGTNPMQIGLGVSVAAIETIQTQGPPQYTGNRTDLAIQGDGYFIVGSGEGTFYTRAGNFVLDGSGNMVQSGTGLQLMGYKMEVDPNDPTRYIAGTDLQGINIPVGQKLEAMATTLVGFRCNLDSRVGSYLPFGFEGENITFNPVINGQEVHISFAEGDTEAGFINVTFETDSPLPFSLPIELIGVDSDGPVFADTTPMTITIGGANYTVTFMGADNLLTITNSDNNVVWQADLSNYFNFATFAAKDNNETSFNFIAEFDPPGDVLHLWGYDGTNLVHYYYDVTMDEEGKFESIALNPHSDDPNDTTNPFYFSFSPSVSSGGYAITFEDPSQPTSEQILLTLSQQLDSTHSAKLDIYDSLGNPHTLEVKWSKIGPNQWSWMAYFPNEPGLSGSSGVISFGPDGKVSGGGTVSMNVDFGAYGADVSTIKLDFSGESLGKDLVDGVTQYGSGFTTKAYYQDGYPMGVLQDFSVGQDGTIVGSYSNGRNKTLYSLPVALFANPQGLVKKGETLFSVSPNSGLPEIVNPQEGGAGSILGGTLEMANVDLTEEFVNLIMAQRGFQANARVITTSDQVLEELMNIKR; translated from the coding sequence ATGCTGCGTTCGCTCCAGTCGGGCGTAAGCGGCGTCAAAGGTCACCAGACGATGCTCGACGTCGTGGGAAATAATATCAGCAACGTCAACTCCGTCGGCTTTAAGAAGTCGCGCGTCACGTTCCAGGATCTGCTCTACCAAAATATGCGCGGAGCCACGGCCCCCGCCGACAACATGGGCGGTACCAACCCCATGCAGATAGGGCTCGGCGTAAGCGTCGCCGCCATCGAGACGATTCAAACCCAAGGTCCGCCTCAATATACGGGGAATCGCACGGACCTCGCGATTCAAGGCGACGGCTATTTCATCGTGGGAAGCGGCGAGGGGACGTTTTACACGAGGGCGGGCAACTTTGTCCTGGACGGCAGCGGTAACATGGTTCAGTCGGGGACGGGCCTTCAGCTCATGGGGTATAAGATGGAAGTGGATCCCAACGACCCGACGCGATATATAGCGGGGACGGACCTTCAGGGCATAAATATACCCGTGGGGCAGAAGCTCGAGGCCATGGCCACCACGCTGGTGGGATTTCGCTGCAATCTCGACAGCCGCGTGGGCTCCTACCTACCCTTCGGCTTTGAGGGAGAAAACATCACCTTCAATCCCGTCATAAACGGCCAAGAGGTGCACATATCCTTTGCCGAAGGAGACACCGAGGCTGGTTTTATAAACGTCACATTTGAGACAGACTCACCCCTGCCCTTTAGCCTTCCGATAGAATTAATCGGGGTCGATAGCGACGGGCCAGTCTTCGCCGATACTACGCCGATGACCATTACCATCGGTGGAGCTAATTATACCGTTACTTTCATGGGGGCGGACAACCTCTTGACGATAACCAATAGTGACAATAACGTGGTGTGGCAGGCCGACTTGAGCAACTATTTTAACTTCGCGACCTTTGCGGCTAAAGACAATAATGAAACTTCGTTTAATTTTATAGCGGAGTTCGATCCTCCCGGCGATGTGCTTCACCTGTGGGGTTATGACGGGACTAATTTAGTGCACTATTATTACGATGTCACGATGGACGAAGAGGGTAAGTTTGAAAGCATAGCTTTGAATCCCCACAGCGACGATCCAAATGATACTACTAACCCCTTCTATTTTAGTTTTTCTCCTTCAGTCTCAAGTGGCGGTTACGCCATCACCTTTGAAGACCCCTCTCAGCCCACGAGCGAGCAAATCCTGCTGACCCTTTCGCAGCAGCTCGACAGCACTCATTCCGCCAAGCTTGACATATATGATTCTCTCGGCAATCCCCACACCCTCGAGGTCAAGTGGAGCAAGATAGGGCCGAATCAGTGGTCGTGGATGGCTTATTTCCCAAATGAACCGGGTTTGAGCGGTTCTTCCGGCGTGATCAGCTTCGGTCCCGATGGCAAGGTTTCAGGCGGGGGGACGGTTTCCATGAATGTGGATTTCGGCGCCTATGGCGCCGATGTGTCCACCATCAAATTGGACTTTTCCGGAGAGTCGTTGGGGAAAGACCTCGTTGACGGCGTGACGCAGTACGGTTCCGGATTCACCACCAAGGCATACTATCAAGACGGCTATCCCATGGGCGTCCTCCAGGATTTCTCCGTAGGGCAAGACGGCACGATCGTAGGCTCGTATAGCAACGGCAGAAATAAAACGCTTTATAGCCTCCCAGTAGCGCTTTTTGCCAACCCTCAAGGGCTTGTCAAGAAGGGGGAGACGTTGTTTTCGGTTAGCCCCAACTCGGGCCTTCCGGAGATCGTAAACCCTCAGGAGGGCGGCGCAGGCAGCATCCTCGGCGGCACGCTCGAAATGGCGAATGTCGACCTCACCGAAGAGTTCGTGAATTTGATCATGGCGCAGCGCGGTTTCCAGGCGAACGCCCGCGTGATCACGACGAGCGACCAGGTGTTGGAGGAACTGATGAACATAAAGCGGTAA
- a CDS encoding lytic transglycosylase domain-containing protein has translation MKPDLSNLCRVVSRIQEIEARFAPQSERLQNKRRDRAFSEALRKSEEDIAPSEEAVRRDHQDGLSRTLDGLAKRYAVDPNLVRSVIVAESGGNPSAVSPKGALGLMQLMPATASHLGVDDPFDPIQNLEGGIKYLAQLIDRYDGDVEKALAAYNAGPGAVDRHGGIPPFRETQAYVKKVLSLCAKSEVD, from the coding sequence ATGAAGCCCGATCTGTCGAATCTCTGCAGGGTTGTGTCGAGAATACAGGAGATAGAGGCGCGGTTTGCGCCTCAAAGTGAACGGCTCCAAAATAAACGGCGCGATCGCGCGTTTTCTGAGGCTTTGAGGAAATCCGAGGAGGACATTGCTCCTTCCGAGGAAGCCGTCCGCCGCGACCACCAAGATGGTTTAAGCAGGACGCTCGACGGGCTCGCGAAGCGATATGCCGTAGATCCCAACCTCGTGCGCAGCGTAATCGTGGCGGAATCCGGCGGCAATCCCAGCGCCGTGTCTCCGAAAGGCGCCTTGGGATTGATGCAGCTTATGCCGGCTACGGCGAGCCATTTGGGCGTGGACGATCCCTTTGACCCCATACAAAACCTGGAGGGGGGCATCAAGTATCTCGCCCAGTTGATCGACAGATATGATGGAGATGTGGAAAAGGCTCTTGCCGCCTACAACGCCGGCCCCGGCGCCGTGGACAGGCATGGCGGGATCCCTCCATTTCGTGAAACGCAAGCCTACGTGAAAAAGGTGCTTTCACTCTGTGCCAAGTCGGAGGTAGATTAG
- the flgD gene encoding flagellar hook assembly protein FlgD, which produces MTVTGIGTTTEVYGTAQSREIKTELDKDSFLRILITQLTNQDPLEPMKDTEFIAQMAQFSELEQMMNISKQMDNLTMLSLLSSSGLVGRTVSFFDETGEEISSRVLSVRFGNGNMMLELASGERIPLGAILSIS; this is translated from the coding sequence ATGACCGTGACCGGGATTGGCACGACCACTGAGGTGTATGGTACTGCACAGTCGAGGGAGATCAAGACCGAGCTCGACAAAGACTCCTTTTTGCGCATCCTGATAACCCAGTTGACGAACCAGGACCCTCTGGAGCCCATGAAGGATACGGAGTTCATCGCTCAGATGGCGCAGTTCAGCGAACTCGAGCAGATGATGAACATCTCGAAACAAATGGACAACCTTACGATGCTCTCCCTCCTTTCTTCCAGCGGGTTGGTGGGCCGGACGGTGAGTTTTTTCGACGAAACCGGGGAGGAGATATCGAGCCGGGTGTTATCCGTGCGCTTCGGCAACGGCAATATGATGTTAGAGCTCGCTTCGGGGGAAAGGATTCCGCTTGGGGCCATTCTTTCGATCTCTTAA
- a CDS encoding FliH/SctL family protein — MSDHLSPKLLKAVRLIPQAVKVTSLNGQQADLRPAEKVNGEKDEEEATLRKTIEQLRRENAALKTELDGEKKKLEAERRDMTLKISQEAEKLKEKALREGYEEGYRRGAEQGKIEAIEAVREENIKKISSLVGLLESVHEELKKSLDVLLIANEAKLVRLWEKILSRLLFQGVSLDEGVVLRVLREILARASDKERILVYLNPSDLTYAESHSDELAELLRGVKHLEFIPDDNVDRGSCVVETNLGVYDARWRTQLEQISQELDKVLLEGRAFNGS; from the coding sequence TTGTCTGACCATCTCTCCCCTAAGCTGTTGAAAGCCGTAAGGTTGATCCCACAGGCTGTCAAGGTGACCTCGTTGAATGGGCAACAGGCAGACCTTCGTCCTGCCGAAAAGGTCAATGGGGAAAAAGATGAAGAAGAGGCGACCCTGAGAAAAACTATAGAGCAGCTCAGGCGGGAGAACGCCGCCTTAAAGACGGAACTCGATGGGGAAAAGAAGAAGCTCGAAGCCGAGCGGCGGGATATGACGCTCAAGATATCTCAAGAGGCGGAAAAACTGAAAGAAAAGGCGCTCAGAGAGGGATATGAAGAGGGGTATCGCCGAGGGGCCGAACAGGGCAAGATTGAAGCTATAGAAGCGGTTCGCGAGGAAAATATAAAGAAAATCTCTTCCCTGGTGGGCTTGCTCGAATCGGTACACGAGGAGCTGAAAAAATCTCTCGATGTACTGCTCATCGCCAACGAGGCGAAGCTCGTGCGCTTATGGGAAAAGATCCTGTCGCGCTTGCTCTTCCAGGGGGTCTCCCTGGACGAAGGGGTGGTGTTGAGGGTCTTGAGGGAAATACTGGCTCGCGCGAGCGATAAGGAGCGCATACTGGTTTATCTCAACCCGTCGGATCTGACTTACGCGGAGTCTCACAGCGACGAACTTGCCGAGCTTTTGAGGGGCGTCAAGCACCTCGAGTTTATACCCGACGACAACGTGGATAGGGGCAGCTGTGTGGTCGAGACCAACTTGGGCGTTTACGACGCCAGGTGGAGAACCCAGCTCGAGCAGATAAGCCAAGAATTGGATAAGGTGTTGCTGGAGGGTCGAGCTTTCAATGGGTCCTGA
- a CDS encoding flagellar FlbD family protein — protein MIELTRLNGEAFVLNAELIETIAASPDTVITLVNGHRYVVKESVDTVTEKVIQYKRKTKAF, from the coding sequence ATGATCGAGTTGACCCGCCTTAACGGCGAAGCGTTCGTTCTGAATGCCGAACTCATAGAGACGATAGCGGCGAGTCCTGACACGGTGATCACGCTCGTCAACGGCCATCGTTACGTGGTCAAAGAGTCCGTCGACACCGTGACGGAAAAGGTCATACAATATAAGCGAAAGACGAAGGCCTTTTAG
- a CDS encoding MotE family protein, with protein sequence MAEVEGQAEQEPKEASPRPLKKKRKSRWFGLLLVFLLVLGVLFGLHASGVADLRPIIYTTVPRIPVLGGRLGKLLSVPERYALTAVERRRLELEEYEKSVIDKLKELEAQRAAIEAASQDLAAREARLRERELALQEAAQRASGSQGSTASSNDGSFEELVQIFQEINPRRGSEILTRLPKELAVRVLKALPQDQAASLLGRMDAAKAAELTEQLVKEGP encoded by the coding sequence TTGGCCGAAGTCGAAGGGCAAGCTGAACAAGAACCTAAAGAGGCTTCGCCGCGACCTCTGAAGAAAAAAAGGAAAAGCCGTTGGTTTGGCTTGTTGTTGGTTTTTCTTTTGGTCTTAGGTGTGCTTTTTGGCCTTCACGCCTCAGGTGTAGCGGACTTGAGGCCGATAATTTATACGACGGTGCCGCGCATTCCTGTTTTGGGGGGACGTCTCGGAAAACTGCTGTCGGTGCCGGAGCGCTACGCCCTGACCGCTGTCGAGCGGCGCAGGCTCGAGCTCGAAGAATACGAAAAGAGCGTGATTGATAAGCTAAAAGAGCTCGAAGCGCAAAGAGCTGCCATCGAGGCTGCCTCTCAAGATCTCGCAGCGAGAGAGGCGAGACTCAGGGAAAGAGAGCTTGCACTTCAAGAGGCAGCGCAGCGTGCTTCTGGATCCCAAGGAAGCACAGCCTCAAGCAATGACGGCTCTTTCGAGGAACTCGTTCAGATATTTCAGGAGATCAACCCGCGGAGGGGCTCTGAAATCCTGACGCGGCTTCCCAAAGAGTTGGCGGTGAGAGTTCTCAAAGCATTGCCGCAGGATCAAGCGGCTTCACTTCTTGGGCGCATGGATGCGGCCAAGGCGGCCGAGCTGACGGAGCAGCTGGTGAAGGAAGGCCCATGA